Part of the Hevea brasiliensis isolate MT/VB/25A 57/8 chromosome 16, ASM3005281v1, whole genome shotgun sequence genome is shown below.
TGTGTTTCTAATGTTCTTACTAGTTTCTTAATCCACAAGCATCTGCTAAACATGCAAAATGAAATATTGATCCCTCTAGATAACTAAATCTAATTATATAATAACATTTATCATAGAAGGCATAGAACAAAAATATAATTCATCTCAGAAGTAGGATAACAAGCTGATTGATCATGGTACCTATCTGTAATTTTCATTCACAGAAGAGGAAAGGCGAAATAAAAGAAACATTAATCTTAACTATATACATTAAACACGAAAATTCAGACTTTACTAAAGTTCAAACACGTTAATGGAACAAGCAGCAGCTTACCTTTACTTTCTGCTTCCAGCTGATCCACCATCTCCCTGGAACAAATCTTTAATATGGGCTTCTATGTCCTCCACAGTATACTTAATATGCTTGTCAGCATGCTTCCCAACTTCTGGAGAATTCTGGAGCCTTCTAATAAAGTTTCCATATGCTGGCAGCAAGAAGTTGGCCAAAGAGATCCTCAAGTCCTTTCTTAGCTGCTCATCAAATATGATCCAGTGGGATTGAGTTTTGAAAGTCTCCTCAAAGTGGGAATTAAAGAACTTCATCTTGTCTTTCATAGACAAGGACTTCCCTGCGACATTAGGAGCTGCAGAGCCATTATCTGCTTTCAACATTCCCAAAGCCTTATTCCATGAGCTTCGCTGATAACTCATCTGAAATTGCTTGATTTTTGCAGTGTGTTTCCTGATCCAATCATCACCCAGAAGAGAACCCAATTCACTATCATTAACTTTTTGGACAATGTACCTTCCATTATTCATCATGAAAACAGAGCATAAGGCAGAGTCTCCGTAAATCTTCGACTTCATCTGTAAATTACTCTCTAATAGCTCCATAATCCATGCCATTTGAACTGACAATGAGGAGGAGGAAGACGAATCCTTAGATGGAAGGAGATTAACGTTCTCCTCAAAAACTTGTTCCAGCGTCTGTCTGGATCGACAAGCAGCACGTAGATAATTCATCACGTACCGTGTGATGGGATGTAACCCACCACGAGGCACTGGAGCCTTGGCGGGGTCACGCCGGATCAAATTCTCCAGCTCCATAAATATTCCTCTTATCGCCTCCCCCAACCTCTTCAATATTGCAACGGCATCTTTCCTAAGACCTAAACAGTACTGGTCAGAGAAATTAGACTCAAAATCAGGCATTAAGTCTCTCAACGTCTCAAATAAATCCAGAATCTTAAACAACCGCTCCGGTGACCGGCTTCCGATGGCCACTGCGTCAGCAAAGTTCAGAATCTGAATCGTGGATCCCCGACACACCTCCATAAACGATAAATCAGCTGCAAATGAGAACCCAAAAAACACTCGATCGCATAGGCGACGCTCGCTTGGGAAGAGTATACGAAGCGCGACATTTGCTGCTTTAATCCACTTATCAATTTCGTCCTCAAGGTCTTGCCATGGCATTCTCTGAACCTCCTCTATACTCAATTTCTGCATCCCTAACCTCGACATGCTTTCTTCCAGAAACTCTCTTCTGCAGCCACTGTAAACGTGTGAGCACTCTTTGCCAAAACCGGCGGCAACCATTCGCTTAGCGATCTCATGAAGATCGTTGATCGTCCCGGACGGAAGCGCGTCGATCACAATATCGTAGCGGGTAAGCGGTTGCGCCACAGGAATCTGATTGTGATCCTCACCGTTGGTGATAATCGCTTCGTCGTCGTCATCAGAGTCAAACAATACGTTTTCCGTTGAATCTCCGTTGCCATACGGCCTCGCCAGTTCAAACGACTCGCAACCACGTTCCATCAAGAGCCTGAACTCCTCCTCCAGCCGAAAAATTGCTTGCTGCATGAAGTCCTCGGCGCGTACCAAACACGCGCCGATGGATTGATCCGCGTTGGCCATGGGATTCCAGTATCGAAACGTGGCGATCAATTCGTCGATGGAGTCAAGGAAGGCAGATGAATCAACGGAATCAGACCAAATCGGATGCTCGGCGACCACGAACTGAGAGATCTGACGTTCCAAAGACTCAAGGGTCTGTTCGAGAGAGGCACGGGCTCTCAAATCGTCACCGGCAGCTCCGGACATTTTCTCCGACAACTTATCGCGAGAGAACCTACCGTCGAACTTGGAAAAAATCTGCAAAATATCATCAGTCATGGAC
Proteins encoded:
- the LOC110664745 gene encoding exocyst complex component EXO70B1 — its product is MEDNSEEKLIEVARHIAKTLGHNESMTDDILQIFSKFDGRFSRDKLSEKMSGAAGDDLRARASLEQTLESLERQISQFVVAEHPIWSDSVDSSAFLDSIDELIATFRYWNPMANADQSIGACLVRAEDFMQQAIFRLEEEFRLLMERGCESFELARPYGNGDSTENVLFDSDDDDEAIITNGEDHNQIPVAQPLTRYDIVIDALPSGTINDLHEIAKRMVAAGFGKECSHVYSGCRREFLEESMSRLGMQKLSIEEVQRMPWQDLEDEIDKWIKAANVALRILFPSERRLCDRVFFGFSFAADLSFMEVCRGSTIQILNFADAVAIGSRSPERLFKILDLFETLRDLMPDFESNFSDQYCLGLRKDAVAILKRLGEAIRGIFMELENLIRRDPAKAPVPRGGLHPITRYVMNYLRAACRSRQTLEQVFEENVNLLPSKDSSSSSSLSVQMAWIMELLESNLQMKSKIYGDSALCSVFMMNNGRYIVQKVNDSELGSLLGDDWIRKHTAKIKQFQMSYQRSSWNKALGMLKADNGSAAPNVAGKSLSMKDKMKFFNSHFEETFKTQSHWIIFDEQLRKDLRISLANFLLPAYGNFIRRLQNSPEVGKHADKHIKYTVEDIEAHIKDLFQGDGGSAGSRK